A region from the Microbacterium lacus genome encodes:
- a CDS encoding ABC transporter substrate-binding protein translates to MFTINKSKVAFTAAILTGVALVASGCASSDPLAPETEAPAAGGETIVIGSQAYYSNEIIAEIYAQALENAGFDVSRDAFNSGQRDAYIPALEAGEITLFPEYSGNLLQFFDPETTARTADEVYAALPDALPEGLSVLDQSTATDQDSYTVTKAFADENSLVEIGDLANVTTPLTLGGAPELAERPYGPTGLLDTYGVTVAFSPTADTTVEALLANTIQVANVYTADPRIQTDDLVVLEDPEGLFLASNVVPVVSGELPDGAAEIINEISAALTPEGLVALNVQSTVDQESTPDIATAWLTENGLI, encoded by the coding sequence ATGTTCACCATCAACAAGTCCAAGGTCGCCTTCACCGCGGCCATCCTGACCGGCGTCGCACTCGTGGCCTCGGGTTGCGCCTCCAGCGACCCGCTCGCGCCCGAGACCGAGGCTCCCGCGGCCGGGGGCGAGACGATCGTCATCGGCTCGCAGGCGTACTACTCGAACGAGATCATCGCCGAGATCTACGCACAGGCGCTCGAGAACGCCGGCTTCGACGTGTCGCGCGACGCGTTCAACTCCGGTCAGCGCGACGCGTACATCCCCGCCCTGGAGGCGGGGGAGATCACCCTGTTCCCCGAGTACTCCGGAAACCTCCTGCAGTTCTTCGACCCCGAGACGACGGCGCGCACCGCCGACGAGGTGTACGCGGCGCTGCCCGACGCGCTGCCCGAGGGCCTGAGCGTGCTGGACCAGTCCACCGCGACCGACCAGGACTCCTACACCGTGACGAAGGCATTCGCCGATGAGAACTCGCTCGTCGAGATCGGCGACCTCGCGAACGTGACCACCCCGCTCACCCTCGGCGGCGCACCCGAGCTCGCCGAGCGCCCCTACGGACCCACCGGGCTCCTGGACACGTACGGTGTGACCGTCGCGTTCTCCCCGACCGCGGATACCACGGTCGAGGCGCTCCTGGCGAACACGATCCAGGTCGCGAACGTCTACACGGCCGACCCCCGCATCCAGACCGACGACCTCGTCGTGCTCGAAGACCCCGAGGGTCTGTTCCTCGCCTCGAACGTCGTCCCGGTCGTCAGCGGAGAGCTGCCCGACGGTGCGGCCGAGATCATCAACGAGATCAGCGCGGCGCTCACTCCCGAGGGTCTGGTTGCGCTGAACGTGCAGAGCACGGTCGACCAGGAGTCCACGCCCGACATCGCGACGGCCTGGCTCACCGAGAACGGCCTGATCTGA
- a CDS encoding ABC transporter permease: MNLIGDAIAWIFSGDPGAGLAPIPVALAQHIWFTFLSILIAALIAVPLGWLIGHTGRGRDIAVAISGAARAIPSFGLLILLFLLLGVLRTTEAAIITFVLLAIPSILAGAYTGFEAIDRRVLDAARSMGMTPWQVLWRVEVPLGLPLLVAGLRSATLQVVATVTIAAYINLGGLGQYILAGIPLRRFDIVLGGALLVAALALVLDGLFALLQRASVPAGIRAAQTHHSAPRRSASARTTAAAAS; this comes from the coding sequence GTGAACCTCATCGGCGATGCGATCGCGTGGATCTTCTCCGGTGACCCCGGGGCGGGCCTCGCACCGATCCCGGTGGCGCTCGCGCAGCACATCTGGTTCACGTTCCTCTCGATCCTGATCGCCGCGCTCATCGCCGTGCCGCTCGGCTGGCTGATCGGGCACACCGGGCGCGGCCGGGACATCGCCGTCGCGATCTCTGGTGCGGCTCGCGCCATTCCGTCCTTCGGCCTGCTGATCCTGCTCTTCCTGCTGCTCGGAGTGCTCCGCACGACCGAGGCCGCGATCATCACCTTCGTCCTCCTGGCGATCCCGTCGATCCTGGCCGGGGCCTACACCGGGTTCGAGGCGATCGACCGTCGAGTGCTCGACGCCGCCCGATCGATGGGGATGACGCCGTGGCAGGTGCTCTGGCGCGTCGAGGTTCCGCTCGGTCTGCCGCTGCTGGTGGCGGGCCTGCGGTCGGCGACACTGCAGGTCGTGGCGACGGTCACGATCGCCGCGTACATCAACCTGGGCGGGCTCGGGCAGTACATCCTGGCCGGCATCCCGCTGCGCCGTTTCGACATCGTCCTCGGCGGCGCGCTCCTCGTCGCGGCGCTCGCACTCGTCCTGGACGGCTTGTTCGCCCTCCTGCAGCGCGCATCCGTCCCCGCGGGCATCCGCGCCGCCCAGACCCACCACTCCGCTCCCCGGCGATCGGCATCCGCACGCACCACGGCTGCCGCCGCATCCTGA
- a CDS encoding ABC transporter permease: protein MNWVANNLDLIWELTLVHLRQSIISIILGFVLSVPLGWLAWRYRAARGGILTVTGLLYTIPSLALLPLLPVLIGTPIFSEVNLILALTIYAIALMTRSVSDGLGSVDPAVRLSATAMGYGAGRRFWAVDFPLAGPVILAGLRVTAVSTIALATVGALIGVTNLGYLFTNGSQRRIIAEVLAGIVAVVLIALVIDLLLVLIGRALMPWSKTPSRAARRRARRANLPLEVRVA from the coding sequence ATGAACTGGGTCGCGAACAACCTGGATCTGATCTGGGAGCTGACGCTGGTGCACCTGCGGCAGTCGATCATCTCGATCATCCTCGGGTTCGTGCTGTCCGTGCCGCTCGGGTGGCTCGCCTGGCGATACCGGGCCGCGCGAGGCGGCATCCTCACCGTCACGGGTCTGCTGTACACGATCCCTTCGCTCGCGCTGCTCCCGCTGCTCCCCGTTCTGATCGGAACGCCGATCTTCAGCGAAGTCAACCTGATCCTCGCCCTCACGATCTACGCGATCGCGCTCATGACGCGGTCGGTTTCGGACGGACTCGGCTCGGTCGACCCCGCCGTGCGGCTGTCCGCGACGGCGATGGGGTACGGCGCGGGGCGGCGGTTCTGGGCGGTCGACTTCCCCCTCGCCGGGCCGGTGATCCTCGCGGGGCTCCGAGTCACCGCCGTCAGCACGATCGCCCTCGCGACCGTCGGCGCGCTCATCGGCGTGACGAACCTCGGCTACCTCTTCACGAACGGCTCGCAGCGGCGGATCATCGCCGAGGTGCTCGCCGGCATCGTCGCGGTGGTGCTCATCGCGCTCGTGATCGACCTGCTGCTCGTCCTGATCGGGCGCGCGCTCATGCCGTGGTCGAAGACGCCGTCCCGCGCCGCGCGCCGGCGTGCGCGCCGGGCGAACCTGCCGCTGGAGGTGAGGGTCGCGTGA
- a CDS encoding ABC transporter ATP-binding protein: MIEFSNVTKEFPDGTRAVEDFHLIIPSRKTTVFVGSSGCGKTTLLRMINRMVEPSGGDISIDGESILAKDAVKLRRSIGYVMQNSGLMPHFTVIDNVATVPVLSGVPKKKAREQALGLLDTVGLDRSLAGRYPSQLSGGQQQRVGVARGLASDPNILLMDEPFGAVDPIVRADLQQELIRLQRELGKTVVFVTHDIDEAFLLGDQVVILQKGARIAQVGSPSEIIESPADDFVASFIGVDRGARALTIKQTDRGAVVVDSEGRTQGAIVGDAR; this comes from the coding sequence ATGATCGAGTTCTCGAACGTCACGAAGGAGTTCCCCGACGGCACGCGCGCGGTCGAGGACTTCCATCTGATCATCCCGTCGCGCAAGACGACGGTCTTCGTCGGATCCTCCGGCTGCGGCAAGACGACGCTGCTGCGCATGATCAACCGCATGGTCGAGCCGTCCGGCGGCGATATCTCGATCGACGGGGAGAGCATCCTGGCGAAGGATGCGGTCAAGCTGCGTCGCAGCATCGGCTACGTCATGCAGAACTCCGGGCTCATGCCCCACTTCACGGTGATCGACAACGTCGCCACCGTGCCGGTGCTGAGCGGCGTGCCCAAGAAGAAGGCCCGGGAGCAGGCGCTCGGTCTGCTCGACACGGTGGGCCTGGACCGCTCGCTGGCCGGCCGCTACCCGAGCCAGCTGTCCGGCGGTCAGCAACAGCGCGTCGGCGTCGCCCGCGGACTCGCCTCCGACCCCAACATCCTGCTGATGGACGAGCCGTTCGGCGCGGTCGACCCGATCGTGCGCGCCGATCTGCAACAGGAGCTCATCCGACTGCAGAGAGAACTCGGCAAGACCGTCGTGTTCGTCACGCACGACATCGACGAGGCGTTCCTCCTGGGCGACCAGGTCGTGATCCTCCAGAAGGGCGCCCGCATCGCCCAGGTCGGCTCGCCGAGCGAGATCATCGAGAGTCCCGCCGACGACTTCGTCGCGAGCTTCATCGGCGTCGACCGCGGCGCGCGGGCACTCACGATCAAGCAGACCGACCGCGGCGCGGTGGTGGTCGACAGCGAGGGCCGCACCCAGGGAGCGATCGTCGGAGACGCCCGATGA